The Candidatus Nitrosocosmicus franklandus genome contains a region encoding:
- a CDS encoding aconitase X yields MDQKETVIHMLLTREEEKGLSGEYGEGLSIAYRILVAIGEATNAEKLVPINWAHVSGVNYNTIGDSGLEFLKKISTDGKVSVTTSLNPMGFDRDNRPDLSTEFIEKQMEIVQAYDKLGVTPTFSCIPYELMPLPSEGTQVSFAESNAAVLANSYLDLKTNKESALSALASAITGKAPYSDLRIDENRNPKIEIINEMELENELDYGLLGYFAGKTIQKSCTGICNVSNSLEISKLKSLAAGIGTSGSCGMFKIQESDRTIEKIKYDKVEMRKTKDELNTAEDGQLITFGSPQLGMDELGQLHTLLRNRKFTKPCKVFCPKTVYCKAKNMGLTESLEKCGVNFISDACTCLTPLITRQDYDSIITNSVKASYYMKTSNKISVALTSTKDIIRKYTR; encoded by the coding sequence TTGGATCAGAAAGAAACAGTGATACATATGCTTCTGACACGCGAAGAGGAAAAAGGATTATCCGGCGAGTATGGAGAAGGACTATCGATCGCATACAGGATTTTGGTCGCTATTGGGGAAGCAACTAATGCAGAGAAACTAGTACCGATTAATTGGGCACATGTTTCAGGGGTGAACTACAACACAATAGGTGATAGCGGGCTTGAATTTTTAAAAAAGATCAGTACTGACGGGAAAGTTAGTGTAACTACTTCATTAAATCCAATGGGCTTTGATAGAGACAATCGTCCAGACTTGTCAACTGAATTCATTGAGAAACAAATGGAAATAGTTCAAGCATATGACAAATTGGGAGTTACTCCAACATTTTCATGTATCCCTTATGAGTTGATGCCGTTACCATCAGAAGGCACTCAAGTTAGTTTCGCTGAGAGTAACGCAGCAGTACTTGCAAATTCGTACTTGGATCTTAAAACAAATAAAGAAAGTGCATTAAGTGCGTTAGCTAGTGCCATAACTGGAAAAGCCCCCTATTCAGACTTGCGAATTGATGAAAATAGGAATCCAAAAATAGAAATCATAAATGAAATGGAATTGGAAAATGAATTAGACTACGGATTATTAGGATATTTTGCAGGCAAGACGATCCAAAAAAGCTGTACAGGTATTTGTAATGTTTCCAATAGTTTAGAAATTTCCAAATTAAAATCGCTTGCAGCAGGAATAGGAACTTCTGGTTCTTGTGGGATGTTCAAGATTCAAGAATCAGATAGAACGATAGAAAAGATAAAGTACGATAAAGTAGAAATGAGAAAGACAAAAGACGAGTTAAACACAGCAGAGGATGGTCAATTGATTACATTTGGGAGTCCGCAGTTAGGAATGGATGAGCTAGGCCAACTTCATACATTATTACGAAATAGAAAATTTACCAAACCATGCAAAGTTTTCTGTCCAAAAACTGTATATTGTAAAGCCAAGAATATGGGGCTGACAGAATCATTAGAAAAATGCGGTGTAAATTTTATATCTGATGCTTGCACTTGTTTGACTCCACTCATAACTAGACAAGACTATGATAGCATAATCACAAATAGTGTCAAAGCATCCTATTACATGAAAACATCAAACAAAATTTCCGTAGCATTAACGAGTACTAAAGACATTATAAGAAAATATACTAGATAG
- a CDS encoding DUF763 domain-containing protein: MVNYNSITLPLHSGNPPTYLIRRMTKLAGCITKVIIDDKGTLEFMKKLSDPLWFQAFGCVLGFDWHSSGLTTVVMAVLKQSLSVESHGIAIAGGKGKKAKGTLGEIQNICNHEFNLTEDKIQTLIYASKMCAKVDNCAIQDFYALYHHNIIFDGCGNWSVVQQGMNTSTNTSRRYHWFSKWLKNGYVLEPHSGLIGDANFGNKVLDMTNRNSIENQKTSLDLVNDHQNLANIYDSLSKISTRRKDMSIDNWINQPVINNNLFRLPEFSDPASDLHYYMPRKIDWNLMRKIYDIHPSTYEEFLSIPGVGPSTIRAVSLIAELIFGSKTSWNDPVKFTFAHGGKDGVPFFIDKSNYDESTRLLQSCIEGAEISREERVSSLKKLTEFNHRMFNQENKDYQSCNPNLGKNS; this comes from the coding sequence ATGGTAAATTATAATAGCATTACATTACCTCTGCATTCTGGAAATCCACCAACTTATTTGATCCGGCGCATGACTAAATTGGCTGGATGTATTACGAAAGTGATTATTGATGATAAAGGTACTCTTGAATTTATGAAAAAACTGTCGGATCCTCTATGGTTTCAGGCTTTTGGATGTGTTTTAGGATTTGATTGGCACTCATCAGGATTAACTACTGTTGTAATGGCCGTTTTGAAACAATCACTTTCCGTGGAATCACATGGAATTGCAATAGCAGGAGGCAAAGGAAAAAAAGCTAAAGGAACGTTAGGTGAAATACAGAATATATGCAATCACGAATTTAATCTAACCGAAGATAAAATCCAAACTTTAATTTATGCTAGCAAGATGTGTGCTAAGGTTGACAATTGTGCTATCCAGGACTTTTATGCGCTGTATCATCACAACATAATATTTGATGGATGTGGTAATTGGTCTGTCGTTCAACAGGGAATGAATACAAGTACAAATACATCTCGACGATATCACTGGTTCTCAAAATGGCTAAAGAATGGATATGTTCTAGAGCCGCATTCAGGTTTAATAGGTGACGCAAACTTTGGAAACAAAGTCCTTGATATGACAAACAGGAATTCTATTGAAAATCAAAAAACATCATTGGATTTGGTAAACGATCATCAAAATTTAGCTAATATATATGATTCTTTGTCTAAAATTTCAACTCGTAGGAAAGATATGTCGATTGATAACTGGATAAATCAACCCGTGATTAATAATAATCTGTTTAGATTACCAGAATTTTCTGATCCTGCTTCTGATTTACACTATTATATGCCTCGAAAAATAGATTGGAATTTGATGAGAAAAATCTATGATATCCATCCTTCTACTTATGAGGAATTTTTATCTATACCCGGAGTTGGTCCATCTACTATTAGAGCCGTGTCATTAATAGCTGAACTAATCTTTGGGTCAAAAACCTCGTGGAATGATCCCGTAAAATTTACATTCGCTCATGGGGGTAAAGATGGGGTACCGTTCTTTATCGACAAGAGCAATTATGATGAATCTACTAGACTATTGCAATCGTGTATTGAAGGCGCAGAAATTTCAAGGGAAGAGAGAGTCAGTTCTCTCAAAAAACTAACTGAATTTAACCATAGAATGTTTAATCAAGAAAATAAGGATTATCAATCTTGTAATCCAAACTTAGGGAAGAATTCTTGA